The Balneola sp. genomic sequence GGGCTGGGCCTATTCACGGGGAGCTGCTGCATTGTATATCATTGCTTATGGAGCAATGGGTATGGTCCCCTTCTATTTCTTCGGGCCTAAAGCCAGAGCTATTGGTGCAAAGCACGGATTTGTTACTCAAGCCGAGCTATTAGAAGATCGCTATAACAGTAAGCTTCTTTCGATGATTTTGGCTGTTCTCACCATAGTGGTTTTAATTCCATACCTCACTCTGCAAATGAAAGGAGCAGGAATCGTGCTCAATACCATTAGTGAAGGAGTTATTCCTATTTGGCTTGGTGCAGGGATCGCTTATTTCGTAGTGCTCATTTATGTGTTCTTCAGTGGTGTGATGGGAGTTGGATGGACAAATACCTTCCAGGGTATTTTTATGCTGGTGATTGCCTGGTTCCTGGGTATCTATCTCCCCAAGAAAATGTATGGAGGTATTGGCCCCATGTTCGAACAGCTTATCAATTCGGAGTTTAAACAAGCATTAACTGCACCAGGTCTTACTTCCGGAGGCGAAGCCTGGGATTGGTGGGGATTTAGTTCAGCTGTAATTGTATCAGCGATTGGCTTTTCGATGTGGCCTCATTTCTTCATGAAGGCCTTTGCTGCAAAAAGTGACCGAACCATAAAACTCACTGTAGTTTTGTATCCAACATTTCAGCTTTTCCTGGTCCCTATTTTAATCATTGGTTTCTCTGCCGTCCTGGCTTTCCCTGGTGTAACCCCTGCTGATTCTATTCTGCCCCATGTACTACTTCAGATGGATTTACCTGTCGTACTAATTGGGCTGGTTTGTGCGGGAACACTAGCTGCATCCATGAGTTCAGGGGATGCCATTGTTCATGCTGCCGCCTCGGTTGGAGTTAGAGATGGCCTTTCAAAAATCCCTTCACTGAAAGACTGGGTTTTTAGGGGCACGAATGAGCGAACATTGATTCGCATATTAGTAGTCATTATCAGCTTGATTGCCTACTACTTTGCCGTGTTCTCTGAAACTGATATTGTCTCTCTCCTTCTGGGAGCCTATGGCGGCATTGCTCAAATGTTTCCACTTATGTTTGCCATGTTCTATTGGCCAAGAGCTACAGGAAAAGGAGCACTTGCAGGATTGATTAGTGGGATTTTAGTCACGTTATTCTTCTTGTATAATCCCGAGTTCAAACCTCTCCCCATGCATGAAGGTATTTATGGATTG encodes the following:
- a CDS encoding sodium:solute symporter family protein is translated as MESWMIILGICGIYLIITLVMGIIPGLKVTSSTDGYVAGDRSMNVFILYFVLGASIFSSFAFLGGPGWAYSRGAAALYIIAYGAMGMVPFYFFGPKARAIGAKHGFVTQAELLEDRYNSKLLSMILAVLTIVVLIPYLTLQMKGAGIVLNTISEGVIPIWLGAGIAYFVVLIYVFFSGVMGVGWTNTFQGIFMLVIAWFLGIYLPKKMYGGIGPMFEQLINSEFKQALTAPGLTSGGEAWDWWGFSSAVIVSAIGFSMWPHFFMKAFAAKSDRTIKLTVVLYPTFQLFLVPILIIGFSAVLAFPGVTPADSILPHVLLQMDLPVVLIGLVCAGTLAASMSSGDAIVHAAASVGVRDGLSKIPSLKDWVFRGTNERTLIRILVVIISLIAYYFAVFSETDIVSLLLGAYGGIAQMFPLMFAMFYWPRATGKGALAGLISGILVTLFFLYNPEFKPLPMHEGIYGLIVNLILLIGVSLRTKPEEIERIARYTNLKESEY